In the genome of Mercurialis annua linkage group LG8, ddMerAnnu1.2, whole genome shotgun sequence, the window aggctaccaccaaattcagatgaaggagcaagaccaggaaaaaacttcattcatcacggagggaggaacttactgctacacggcaatgcctttcggtttgaaaaacgCTGGAGCGACATACCAAAggcttatgaatttcatgttcaaagacgagataggaaaacgagtccaggtgtatgtagacgacctaatcatcaagagcgagaaagaagaaacccatgcaaaagatcttgaagaaacattcaacatactaaataagtttggaatgaagctgaaccctgacaaatgcacgttcggtgtacaaggcgggaaattcctgggatttatgatatctcaaagaggaatagaggcgaaccccgagaagatcaaagcaattatggacatgaaggcaccaagaaacataaatgaagttcaaaaactcaacgggcgaatcacagcactcggtagattcatgtcctgctcagcaaaaagatgcttgcctttcttcaaagccctcaaaggaacacaaaaatttgaatggaacgAAGACTGCAAGAACGCTTtcgaagaaataaagaagttcctcgtcacccctccattgctcagcagaccgctgaaaggggagacgctatatctatacatcagcaccacacACGAGACTATCGGGACAGTGCTGGTAAGGGAAGAAGataacgagatgaagccaatctactacattagtcgagtcctgaaaGGCGCGGAGACgcgataccccgagatcgaaaaaatggcactggccgtattaaccacagctaaaaaactaagatactacttccaaagtcacaacgttgtggtaagaacaaatcaaccattgcgaaaggcgatccaacgaccagaaactTCCGAAAGATTAGTCtactggtccatccaactcagcgaacacgacataagatacgaacctcgtccgactctaaaagcacaagctttggcggactttgtagcagaaataactccaaccgagactggtcaacccaaaccagccttggtatgggaactccacgtagatgGAGCGTCGAACgaaaaaggagctggagcaggagcAATCCTCAGaggacccgaaaaaatcagaatcgaatatggagtaaGCATCCAATTCaccgccagcaacaatgtagctgagtacgaagccctaatcgcaggcctcggcctcgcattagaaataagaacggaagtcctaaagatctatagcgactcccagctggtggtaaatcaggtcaagggagaatatcaagccaaagaaacagggatgatcgaatacctgggacaagtcaaaacacagctccaacagctggaagcacaaggaggacaatgggaaatcattcaaatcccgagagaggaaaacaccgaagccgacgccatcgccaaatcagcatcagaactcggagatctattcgctaaaatgcagttaaaggaaattctcgaatcaccaagcaccagaaaaacagaagtCATGGAAATCGAGGAGAccgactcctggatgactccattgatcaaatatctagaccgcggcgagttaccaacagacaaagtcgaagccattcgcaccatcagaaaatctgccaactactcttttCACAACGGAGTTCTCTACCGAACCTCCTTgactcatccatggtctaggtgcgtctcgcctcagacaggagaatccatcttaagggaaatccacgaaggaatatgcggcgcgcacgaaggagcagtcaccatagcaagaaaaacaatactccaaggatactactggccgaccatcaaagaagacgcgaaaacattagtcaagaaatgtgataaatgccaaagacacgacaacagCAGTCGTGTACCAGCAGTACCTAAAGGATCAATGGAGAGCCCGTGGCCGTTCGCCACAtgggggattgacatagttggaccgtttgaaacgggaaaacatcaagtgaaattcctaatcgtcgcaatagagcacttcacaaaatgggtagaggtagcgcctgtcgcaaccatcactgcagccaaagtagaggaattcttcaagaacgaagtaatatgccgattcggcataccccacactgtaatagcagacaacggcaaacaattcaattgcaagcggttcaaggcattttgcaaaggactgatgatcaatttgaaatttacttcggtggcgcaccctcagacgaacggaatgacagaagtcaccaaccgaaccatagcacaaggaataaaaaagaggctttctcagtataaggagaactgggcagaagaattatacagcgttctatgggcatacagaacaactcctcgaaaaggaactggcgaaacacctttcaggctcgcctaTGGCACAGAAgcagtaattccagtagaaattggcatacccagtatcagggtaaactatctagaagaaggaactaacgaggctagaacaaggctatgtctagacctactagaggaaagaagggatgaagcggcagcccgagccgctacatacaagaagcaagctgcaagataccataacaaaagaatgaattttagagaattccaaagaggcgatctggtcttacgaaacgcggaagttggcagaggaaacgcaggagtaaagaaaatgcaggctaattgggaaggccccttcatTATAGAGGAAACTACTGGCAAAGGCGTATATaaactaaagacaataactgggtccatggtacccagatattggaatatagagcacctgagaaagtattatcaatagattaattcatggcatgtacttatttccatttttgaaataaaaaggcGATTTGGCGACAAGAAGCAAATcttataggctcgctcgagacctaatacatacaatttaacaagagtcgtttgaatcttagttaaaaaataatttagactcgtccgagtcaaataaataaaaggatccgttcggacctacaaataaattacaccagcagaagtttagattaacttctcaaaataacaaacgagtttagattaactctacaactaaagaaaagtaatggtcaaaagatcattatattcacagaagcaaaattacaaaggatccgcctacgatccaatacaaaaataaggcgaaagcaaaaaataaacaaaagcaaaaaatacaaaaaagcaaaaaatacaaaaagaagaaaataaaaattaagcctTCTTCAGAGcatcttgcttctgcttatcaagcttcgccttcacctccttcgccaaagaagcaggatccagctgattgactccagaaagatcgacgccaggattctgctcccgcagctttgccccgatcgccaaccggtattgagtcatgacttgggaataaaaactcccagagtcacccaaacgccggcggagacgcccctcttctttcttcagatcatccctctctTTAATGAGAGCATCTGAAGAAGACTTTAGAGACTCGACTTCATCGGACAAAGTttgaacccgagcctctaaggcggaaatctcccgagtcttgggagatacggaggacctcagctgttggatcagaccagtcgcctcgccagcTTCATCctccattttttgtttttcggaGAGCCAAGACTCCGAATCCTCCTGAAGCTTCTTCAGctgatccaccgcatcccttcggcggcgctccaaaacagcgatggactggaccacctaCAAAAGAAAgcaataaataagaaaaataaaaaaacaaatcataatataaagtaaaagaagacagacataccgaaaaaccgccgagacaggcgaactcGGCCAAACTATCGCCATGctcgcgatcaatggactcgatgtcctcttttatcataatattctccatgcaagcatgaagaatggcgacgtttgaaAGTCGAGGCGGATTCTGTGCGTCCGCCCAAGCtgcaaaccgaggtgcctcctcgatagacaccccagaagatttcttcttcttgggacgcttggcagaagctccagcctggtcctcagcaggacgcttctggccggcggtaggcaaccccttcagagaaggaactgattccttcgaaggaagcaaAGGCGACTCAgaagtcgcagcaggaacttgaTCGCCAGAAGCAGGATCAAGATCCACCGAATCAGGCGTCGGATTCGGCACGGCGATCGTAGATGGATTAGGAACGCCACTAgtgacctcgcccatatctacagtcatatcgacatgaaaattgtcaagcaaatgttcaagagaagtcgacatcctacaaaacaaaaacataacaacaaaagattagaaaaataccttctaaaggaagacccgccaaaagtatttcacggcgactcaaatattgttctaaaagaacgctgtacttgggcttatcaaaacgacaatccgacaACAAAGACAAGGCGAAGTCCTTCTCCCCATCAGCCAGATCAGGTACATCagtaagcgaaaccttactagaagtaaaactccgcgaaaaagaggaaaaagaagaatgctgaaccaagaaaaacttaggggtccaacccttcaaagaagacggaagactaaaaagagaccggttcggtcgaccaccagcaaaaataaattcctcaccctttcggcgggagaaaacataaaaataattaaaaagagcaagcgaaggctcctgcatccgaaccctacacgattccataaaagaacaaagaaggcgaatcgcgttcggatgcagttgacccaaaggaacacctaaattatgacagacctctacaattaaagactctaagggaaacctaagacccgctaaaagctgttcatgaaaaattattatcttAGAAGGCGAATTggtgctatgattcgcccgatacaACTTTGCCGGTCTCAGAATAACATACGACTCAGGAAAGTTAAATTCCTCGGCATAACCAAGTATCTGCTCTCTcgacaaggagctccgggtatattctagctcgtcacgagcacccttcgccccctcagttacttctgacattttaaaaaaatttaaaatgggggggaaacacggagtgatgatgaaattaaaattctaaaagatcaaaagaaaggaaaagacgaagaacaagaagaacaagaggaataaaatcaaaactgaaaactaccaagaaattaaattagcgaaaaggtaaaatacctcgcaagcaaatacgcaggatcgaaagaaagataaggagcaacttgaaaacgaggaatcttgacagcagaagaaagaaacccacagaaagcttgaagaaatcgaaaatttagcagttgcagagaaagcaaaggttgaagaagaaggaaaatgaaagaaaatgagcaattatatagcctgaaccaaagaaactgaaaagacgaaatcccataattacaaataaggaccaactaatagcgcacgaagacacttgtccttcatccagtcataaccctctactgatatacaacacgtggcaacgcagaatcttactaaagatgaaacgtcgcCCGGAATataaaacgactcgcccgtataagagaactcagctccaaaagagctaaaatccactaaggcataaatgacaaactacttcagctcacttgcgggggggctaatgatggataccgaatcctattgcaAGTAttatggagccgagttgcaggagatccactctcaggtgataccggactccccctgaagatccgaagatatgaagaaGACGCCGAATCTCTTAAGATCCGGcgacataaagaccgaatcccacatgatccgccgacAGCGCGTcgggtccgggattcgggtaatcaactaagtatggaaatattgtcctattcggacacaaacactacatatggaaggataagctctactttaggaagataagactatttaggaagacgttcctaaataggactcttatcagattaaggtagatcccgacaaatcaggagaatctctacgatattgccgaatccatataaagtaggattcacctgcctaatacaactctactagatatattcgactactataaaaggagcacgaggtatgcctagaatcgataattacattcatatactcaaaacgctgctcaaagctctaaactgactttagcatcggagagttaatcggacaatcaccgtccggttagcttctaccctgttttgcaggtcttactcaccggttcagaaggcagactccatcaattactatcaaaaaaaatatatttcaattttaaaaatgtagatTTATATGATGTTTGGattaactattttataattatattattgtgGAGAAGAAAGCAACAAGAAAGCTAACTGTAGAATAACATGAGAATTGTTTTTGATGGCACCATTATTTTCCACTATAATTTATGTTTGTTagtgaattatattatattacgacataattatataaaatggtAATTTTCCAGAAACATGTTTCgtcattttaattataactttacattacaagttttgactttttttttttctgatttttttatttatgaaaaatatcttttttttttaatttcacaaatacctttttcgaTTTTCAATATtggtttttcagtttttttggtTCTGTCGAACGAACCGACCGACagttttttatatagtgtaagattagtgtagaTATAgtgttagtttttattttttataggttgttttctggattttttttttttttatagtgtaacagtagtgaatatatagtgtttttatggtgtttatatagtgtaagattaatatatatatataatgtataagtagtgtatatatagtgtataagtagtgtagtgtatatatagtgtataagtagtttatatatagtgtatttttagtgaatttatggcattttgtagtgttttttgtggtttacatcataaaacactgtaaatacaccataaatactgcaaatgcaccataaatatactaaaaaacagcaaaaatacactataaatacaccaaaaatacagtAAAacgtaaatttattataaaattactacaaatgcaccataaatcgatttttttctttacaaaaatagtgcaataaacaaatttatgaataagagaagacaaaataaataattatatgaataatagaacaattttacaaacaaaaaattatagatctacaataatttatttataaaatatttaatcattacaaaaaacctgaaaaattacacaaatctaaaaacgagtcgagaaattcatagcgcgaacggaagagacgaacggacaAGCACG includes:
- the LOC130014945 gene encoding uncharacterized protein LOC130014945; translation: MGEVTSGVPNPSTIAVPNPTPDSVDLDPASGDQVPAATSESPLLPSKESVPSLKGLPTAGQKRPAEDQAGASAKRPKKKKSSGVSIEEAPRFAAWADAQNPPRLSNVAILHACMENIMIKEDIESIDREHGDSLAERA